The following is a genomic window from Zerene cesonia ecotype Mississippi chromosome 25, Zerene_cesonia_1.1, whole genome shotgun sequence.
ATCGCTGAAACGTAAATGCTCTCACGGGAAACCTTCTCAAAGCTCGCTAACGTGGGATCAAATATATCAGTCACCCCCATGCTGTTGAGAGGCCGGTTCAGCACAACATTCGTACTTATCTTAAACCTTGGCAGTTTGATATCAATATCTTCCAAGCCGAACCTATCGACGTCTGATTGCAGTCTGTCAAATATGTCCTTAAAGGTGATCGTCTCGAATTGCTGGTACACGTCTGTTACTTTTACTTTGAGGTGCGGCAGGATGATCAACATGCAGTATTTATTGTCGTTTCCATACGGCAATTCCATAACGAGCGAATGCAATGACTGTATGCTGGAGAAAGGTAGCTGCCCTCTTTGATACATCATATTCACTTTGCCTATTTGGTTTCTGTTCTCATCGTAGAATGGCTCGAGAGTTGTTTCCGACTTGTTGAATGGCGACTGCCAGAGTCCTTTGAAGGTGATGACATTGGTGAGAATCATTCTCGAATTCATGAAGTCGTCTGATCTTAGCACGTTGGATACCGTGGCACCAGAATCGTTTATGATGGTGTTCGCAGCACGCGCTGCGTCCGTTGAATCTGTGAAGTTCAGATTAATCACCATAGCGTTGAAGTCCGTGGTGATTATTTTCCGGAAGTCGGGATATATCGTGAATCCCTTGTCTAGAAACATGAAGTTCCTGCTTGTTAGGGAAACATCTGACGTTTTGGGATCCAGTACTATCGACGTCAAGTTCTTATAACCACTTATGATAGTCTTTTGACTTCTAGGAAGGAAGAATGCGTGAGAGAGTTGCGCTCTGCTGTTCCCAGTGGCTCCTAAGGCGACACCAGTCATCAAACTCCAAATGCCAAACGGCGATATCACTACGTGCCCATCTGATTCCAATTGTGTATAATGAAGCAGTTCTATGCTAAAATTCCTTGCTCTACCACTAAAGTCCGAGTCCGCGTAAGTATACGCCAagcaaaataacataaacactattattttcattttgaacGTGCTTCTACCGCAACGTGAATGAAATGACTGGCTTCTCAACGAATTCGCACTATCATATGAATGTGAAACAAGTTCTGTACTTAAGAACAATTGACCGGGCATCTGTCTCGTTTCATTAATAGCATTATGAGTGAAACGGGTATATTTGTCCATTACAAACACTGCAACCCGATTTGAAGTCTATGTGTACAGCTTACCGTCTATTTTTAGTTGCAGtatgttaatgtttttatcgcgttatatataattaaggaTAATACAACGGGTTttttacgtataaaatatacacacattaaaaatatattacacagACGATAGGAACGGACGTCGCCGTAtacatgatatttattacaatgataTTTAGTTATCGTATCGTTATAGTATTGTTATGATATGTGATTATATGCTTTCGTCTTGTAACATAAGACAATAATGGAGTACTGAGTTAGTTTCAGTACGGAGGCATTTCATTAGGACTAAGTATAAACTGAGAAAGAAATTCTTAGCTGCGGTAAAAAGTCTGATCACGGTACTGGGGCATACTgtctttacaatataataaatctttattgtatAAGATATCATGAGCGTTCGGTGGTTTTTGAGGTTCAAACCAAccccaattatttttttaagtttttatttatttagactaTTCAAATCCACAGCTCGATAAACTCCCACAAGTCCATACGggaatttatgtgtttgtttttactttaatgctttttttataattacaggTAAGATGAGTGATAAGAGAGTATAAATACAAGTAAGATAATAGTACTAATGTCTTATggagaactagctgcgccccgcggtttcacccgcgttagtccctatcccgtaggaatatcgggttaaaaagttgcctatgtgttatttcagttgtccagctgtctacgtaccaaatttcattgcaataggttcagcaggttttgcttgaaagagcaacaaccgcacacacatccttacaaactttcgcatttataatattagtaggattttggTCTGTTTGCACGAAATTCACTCTTAAACTACTAACactacttaattataataaaaatttcaccaAAAAATGGCATTGTTCTCGATAAgctaattcaaaataaacaaatggcATAGATACTTCATAAACCTAATTTAAATCAACATGCCACTGGTTAGTCacataaattaactttatataatttatctgaGCCTTAATTAAAGTAGAatcccgcttttaagggaaaccaatattattatattatctgtggtgaAACGTTGTTTACTTGCATTATAATGCCAATGACCTAGGATGTATCAACTCTCAAATAAGGAAGCGTGACACTTAATAACTTGAATGTGAATATTGCTGGCTTTATTTACGCAAACaaatatatcacaataatatatttggtgCTCTTCGTGCTGACTTGTTAACATTTATTGTCTCTAAACCGAAATTTCGAAAAACTATGAAAACCTCCTTCGTTAATCGTTTTTGTTGaattcgattgtttttttttttaactttgctGCATGACAACACCGCAGGTTTTAAATCGATTCATGTGATtagttttgtgttttatagaaaattgttgACATTTGAtgccattttagaatctggattGACCTTCTACCTACTTCCCCTCAGGAAATACGAGACCTTCCTCAgataagatttataatttataaaaagttgtatatatggtataccagttgtccagctgtatacgtaccaaatttcattgcaatcggttctgtagattttgcgtgaaagagtaacaaacacacacacatccttacaaactttcgcatttagaaTATAAGTAGAATAGGATATTGTCTTTTTGTTTGTGGTATAAAAataggaataaatatttatttatttatttatttatttataatcctttattgtacaaacttGGAAACAACAAGAACACAGTAATCAGAAAAAAAAGACATCGTTTGTAcaagaggcggccttattgcttaacagcaatctctgccaggcaacctggtaggaaaggaaatgtaCGAAGATCTGGGATAGTGCAAaagcaaaagaaaaacaagtaataagtatataataacgataaaaaaaatacatttataaacacatacatatatacataaataatagaataaaataatagtacatatacataaaaatatacatacgggtataaaatattaattcataaatatacatacctacatacacatacatacacataaagtgaaacaagaaaaataaaacgaagaaAAACAATGGCTGGCGACGTCAGCAAGGAGTACAGAAAAATAGcgaacatacacacacacacactacaGTAGAGAAAAGAAGtgatcttttaataaaattttaaaagagttaAGCGTTTTAGCGCGTCGAATATTCTCAGGTAGAGCATTCCATAGTTGAATAGCTCGGacagtgaaagaattattgaaaaaattggAGCGATGGATAGGTGTACTAAGTAATAAAAGGTTGGAAGAACGAAGAGAGATGGAACCACTAGAGCTTAAGTAAACGAAGNNNNNNNNNNNNNNNNNNNNNNNNNNNNNNNNNNNNNNNNNNNNNNNNNNNNNNNNNNNNNNNNNNNNNNNNNNNNNNNNNNNNNNNNNNNNNNNNNNNNNNNNNNNNNNNNNNNNNNNNNNNNNNNNNNNNNNNNNNNNNNNNNNNNNNNNNNNNNNNNNNNNNNNNNNNNNNNNNNNNNNNNNNNNNNNNNNNNNNNNNNNNNNNNNNNNNNNNNNNNNNNNNNNNNNNNNNNNNNNNNNNNNNNNNNNNNNNNNNNNNNNNNNNNNNNNNNNNNNNNNNNNNNNNNNNNNNNNNNNNNNNNNNNNNNNNNNNNNNNNNNNNNNNNNNNNNNNNNNNNNNNNNNNNNNNNNNNNNNNNNNNNNNNNNNNNNNNNNNNNNNNNNNNNNNNNNNNNNNNNNNNNNNNNNNNNNNNNNNNNNNNNNNNNNNNNNNNNNNNNNNNNNNNNNNNNNNNNNNNNNNNNNNNNNNNNNNNNNNNNNNNNNNNNNNNNNNNNNNNNNNNNNNNNNNNNNNNNNNNNNNNNNNNNNNNNNNNNNNNNNNNNNNNNNNNNNNNNNNNNNNNNNNNNNNNNNNNNNNNNNNNNNNNNNNNNNNNNNNNNNNNNNNNNNNNNNNNNNNNNNNNNNNNNNNNNNNNNNNNNNNNNNNNNNNNNNNNNNNNNNNNNNNNNNNNNNNNNNNNNNNNNNNNNNNNNNNNNNNNNNNNNNNNNNNNNNNNNNNNNNNNNNNNNNNNNNNNNNNNNNNNNNNNNNNNNNNNNNNNNNNNNNNNNNNNNNNNNNNNNNNNNNNNNNNNNNNNNNNNNNNNNNNNNNNNNNNNNNNNNNNNNNNNNNNNNNNNNNNNNNNNNNNNNNNNNNNNNNNNNNNNNNNNNNNNNNNNNNNNNNNNNNNNNNNNNNNNNNNNNNNNNNNNNNNNNNNNNNNNNNNNNNNNNNNNNNNNNNNNNNNNNNNNNNNNNNNNNNNNNNNNNNNNNNNNNNNNNNNNNNNNNNNNNNNNNNNNNNNNNTTAACCTGACTGCTGTAAGGGACAAGTACACCATCAACGATAACGTTTGGTAAATTGGCCCAGTCAATTTTTGACAGTTGCTTACTtccgaatataaataaataaaataataaaaaaaaatccttccTCTAAACGTGGATATTGATGGCAAGTCGAAATTTGAATAGAACAAGCCTTTACTAATCCAATTTGGATTCGAAAAGTTTCGTAACGAATGGGATATTTCACCATTTATGCGATAACGCTGCCAATTTGACGTCATAGTAAATTGACACAGATTATGTAAAAAGTTACACAGAGTATAAAAAAGGTTATCGTcatgtcatttaaatataacatttaatttatgttttcatttaaaataagctttaagttttttagcattgaaatgctttataaatgagaaattttgaaagaatagaaggatcagggatcacgggtggccgagaagCTAGGCTAGATTTGGCAAATAAGGCGGGTTCGagtcccgcctcgtgatcaaatttttctattcataaaaaaattctcaagcttatgttattaagtattttattcattgcatcaaatgaagataaaaacaaatttgttaattacttttagtatacaatactagctgccGGGTAATGATAATTACGGGGTATGAATAGCAGCATAATAATACGgggtaataataataggtatGATAAGcgcaaaaaatttcatcaaaatcggtcaagccgtttcggaggagtatggcaacgaaaactgtgacacgagaattttatattatacaatattaacacTACGcactttttaaatgttgtttattttgcaCAACTCCATGACTTTATCTGTTTACAAAGTAACAGCAATAACttgtttcttaataaattctttaagagaaattggtttttaaaaatgctttctACTTGGGATTACCTGAACGCAATAATACTGGGTGTCCCATGCAATATAATCTGTAGCTATATACTCTGCAGTGTCTATGCCCAATGGAACTTCTTGGTTTGCATACGCAGATAACGTAAAAacgactttaaaatatttaattctacaATTAAACGAACTTACCTGAAGTGAAGTTTCATTGTAATTATACGACAGGCTTGGTCCAATATGTTCTAATTAACGGCACACAATGCGGGGATGTGATACAACATAgttaattagaattttttctGACTGTAGGTATGCTTACATCCCCAATTCGCGAAATTGACATGCGGGCACTGAGTCTATGAAAACATGgttaagttaaattttaatttttagttttatagcattgaaatgctttataaataagaaattttttgaaagaatagaaaaaattcgatcacgttctattctttcaaaaaaaaaaaaaattctcatggTTAGGTTAGATAAAAAATGGCGGGTTGTCAATCAGAGGttacttacataattttaagaattatgcacatagaaaaaaataatgtgtagGGGAACTTATGAGTATTTTACGCCAATCAGCGTATGAAAAAGCCCATAGACCGTAGTATTCACATGACCTTGGGACAGTCGATATAAACAtcaaattatgatatatcaaattataatataattacactaATTGTCGGctcggcttcgcctgtggtacatatatagcccatgacactcagtaaagttgcagctttccaatggtaaaagaatttttgaaatcggtcgagCAATGTTTGCGTGAAAATGTTacaatcatacaaaaatacaaaatctttATGATATCAGTGTGATAATGcataatgcaatttaatttaaactggAAGTAATTCTGATAGAGAGGTCAGAGGTACCTACCGGTAGGTTATTCGGATTTCTGTGTTATTTTTCCTTCTTTTGTTGTTTTCTCCCTGATAAAATTCccgataacataatttatgtgGGATCAGATCTTTCCTCAAAGTTTTCTTAATTAGTATAGAACTTTCTTCTAAGCGAAGCCAAATACAACAGATCGAAAATGGATAAAATGTAGATCTTTTGGCGAACCGCTCTGGCTTCGCTcacctatactaatattataaagctgcagagtgtttgtttgtttgaacgcactaatctcaggaaatactcgtccgatttgaaaaattctttcagtattagatagcccatttattggtgaaggctataggctagtagttcccgagattaccacggtcaaacaaacaaactcttccgCTTTATATTGTCATTGTTAGTACATATAGACTAGATTTCCGCAGCTTAGCTCGCGTGGTCAAACTAAATTTACATACTACAAACGTTAATCCACTATTTTCCCCTATTTtaggggtagaatttatcaaaaccaTTTCTTATAATGTAATCACAGTTGCTATCTGCACGTGAAATTTCAAcccgatcggtccagtagtttgaaCTGTACGTTGATAATCAGCCAGTCAGTCAGCTTTGCGTgaagatgtttttttaagacgaatatttgaatgaaacgCTTGATAACGGTGCAGaatgcaataattataagtaggcatatttaaaaataaatctgccCTTTTGTTGTTATTCCAGTAGCTATCAGTGAGATTAAAGTTCGCGGCAATAGATAtttgtcattaattattatacttttgacctaattaatttatcacggcaatattattcttacataatgcatttgtttttttttaattttttgactatttttattaataaataaaaactaaaaaacccAGACGCTTTTTCTCTTTATGAGAGTAAACTCTCGTATTAaactttatcttaattattatgacataggaaattaattttcgtttaaaattaagtgGAATGGTTATTGCATAAAATTGCAATAcgaattaataaagtttaatacgattatttatttggaaGTTCCAATCAATAACATTTCTATTGCGTTTGCATGTATTCCCgctaaaaataacttatgatattcaataatttattagttactagcaaactcggcgaactccgtttcgccaccagatggcttcgtttttcccgcttttctgttaaaatttttccggaattttctttgctataaacctcacgacgcccaagacctttccaacgaatgcaaaaccgtggaaatcggttcgtgcgttctggagttatagcgtcaggaaggaaaacccgacttatttttatatagtagaagaAGATTACCacagaaaacaaataatattatctagtaGTTATTacgttataacaataaatcttttttgaAAAAGTGACATCACTACgatatattgaaaaactttttacttCTAAGTTTGTCTAAGTTTAATCATTTTACTACTTTCTGTCGTTATTTCAAAGATGGCGCGCATTTAAATTCGCATCATTATGTACATCACCTTTGACAAAAGAATAAATGTCTACAAGgaaaataacaagaaaaaaaaaaaatcattttagttATGGAATCAACTGAATTGTCACAATTGTATTCCGTAAACACATTCcgaagaaaaaatttaaaggatttaatttaaacacgtaacaaataaacatatataatttctaattaatattttgatttttaatagagGGCGGGAAAGGACTCTGGGTTATTTCGTACTTTACTTAAACCTACGATCCGATATTCGAAGCTTTATGTAGAAACCAAATGCATTATTGATATCGATTCACattcattaacaaataataggAAGACATATTTTGTACGAAAAAAACGTGTCACTAAAATCTACGAATACTATATTAAAGTACGAATTCAAGCAAAAATTAATTGCTGGTTCTAAAGTTAGagtcattaaaacaaacaattaatgaacccaataagaaaatatttaatgatagtattaatttatctgGAATGACAAAAACGTGTGAATACAAGCCGGTTTACAGATATggtaaaaatagtattttgttaaagcTCCAATGTCTCGGTCACGCTTAGCTTGAATAATGGTATGGCCACATTATCTACCATATCCATATaagcacttttaaatataatcgttGAGaggaaaattcaattttttttatttgtcacttTGTTGCTCATGTCCTTTCATCCAACTATTGGTGttttttcgatatttttagCAAGTGCAGGTATTAGAATCCTTAGTAAAAGTTGTACTCTTACTGACCGAAAATTTGAGGGGgcttttttaatgattattccTTAATAGCCCTATGAATCAAGTAAGAAGGAATTACAAGTACATTTCTAAAGGCATACATTAAACAGTAACACAGTCACTTAATAATTAACTCCAAAATTAATAAGGATTAATGGCCCAATTTTATAATCCGCAGTGTAAAGAAAATTGTATTAGCATAAGTCTCAAACACATGAtcaaatagataattaaactgaaaaattattagagTTGCACAATGACCCAAAGTGAGTATTGGCCTCCGACAATAAGAGCATCCATTCGACCCTATCATGCGCCATCTGACTGACATGAAATCAAACTACAAAATTGTGTAGGTAGTATTAACATGGATGGGTTACATAGCTAGCACAAGAAATACAGTAAATCCAATAAACTACTGAGATCGTCTGATATCGACGCAAGAAGCCATGACTGATGATGAcgtataagataaaaaaagtgTATTACAAAAGGATAAAGTAActgaataattgttttctgTCGGTTTCGTGGCTTCGACGCATTCACACCGTAAATCTGTCCATATCTTTAGCACAGACAATATACTATGATGTCATATTTTACGTGGGaaacgatatttataaaaaatagacaattGAACGCGGAGATAATTGGCTTATATAATTGTTCATAGCATTGTGCTCACGATTTTACCCAAATACCGAATTTGAAAACTCTTCTGAGGTTAAATTTAACAggattcaaatttaaaaggaaGGCGGTTGCATCGGAAGCTCTTTAGTTTTATACCATCTTGATCATCGACTTATAACTGCTTACTAAATTGATTGAAGAtcttgatataataaaagttgtaTTACCGTTTATAAACTATCTTCATAAACTatcttcaataattttataaataggaaactatcgtatttttgtatgttttgtaacgttttcacgcaaaaaccactgaaccgatttcaaaaattctttcaccataagAAAGCTGTAACATCGCTGAgtgacatcctactaatattataaatgcgaaagtttgcaaggatgtttgtgtgtttgttgctttttcacgcaaaaactactgaaccgattgcaatgatatttggtacgtacacagctggacaactggaataacatataggcaactttttatcccgatattcctacgggatacggacttacgcaggtgaaatcgcggggcgcagctaataggctataaatgtactatggacgaagccggggcgatcAGAACTACATCGTAATATTGACATACTTGAGACTTCTTCATTTACGACAGGCGACTAACTTACAAGGTAAGCAAGATTCTGATATAAACAGATCATTAAGCGATGCGACTACCTAAGAAGGAGCTCTATAGCTTTGGATGTTTAGGACATTCGAGTTAAACTGCAATATACTTGATTCTATGCAATTTTTATGCTGCCATaatatggtatatatattcaggtcataatccactATGCTGGCCAAGTGTCAGAATTTTACATTGCGTGGAACTTTTAAATTCTTCGACATGCCTGTTTCCCTTGACCGTTTGGAGTAGTTATGATGTGGATGATATGCagattaattgataattaatttggtTTTTGTTTACGCTCTCCCTGTCTCGAACCCTAGACTGTTCAATTGAAGTCCAGTGTCTTCACCGATGAGTCGccatttctaaaaatatagtataataagtTATGGAAAGAATATCAACGAACGTTGGGAaagtaagatttatttatattatagttattaaaaagaaaattggaATTTTGAGTTTggatgtttatttctttatcacgTAGAAACGACTGATTAGAGACGCCTAGCCTAACTAACCAAATATCCGGACGAAAACAGTAGAGCTAGATAACGTCCACACATAGTTCGCTACGTCATCGTCCACATGTCAAATTCACACGAGTAAAACCGCGGGTTGTCGCCAGCACATACTTCGGATTCAAGGTGCCCCTGTCATGTTaagttatttaatcattttaaaataaaacggatAAGCATGAAAAAGGTGCATTAATCATTAATCTTGAATCGAGTTGATTGCATTATTTCGTGAACTGCTGTGGCTATCTATAGCTACGATCAAATATATAAGCATCATGGAATAACACTGGCATTAACTTAGAGGAGATAAACAGAAACTTCTTAGGATTTTGTTCGTGTACACTCTAGTCGACTCGTCAGAAGgtaatattattgttctttcttaatttacgtttttttttttcggaaTAAGGATGTAAAGATataaacaaagtcactttctctgtccctatgtatgcttaattctttaaaagGTACtgtgcaacggattttgatggggtttttttttaatagatagagtgattcaagaggaaggtttatatgtataataacatctattaaactactcctaatttaacgtgtgcgaagtcccgggcaaaagctaataaaatatatataaaaaagttaatattttttaaatcacacaTATCACGATCAGCCTATGTAAATGTTgtccaaacaaaaacaatgttttatcaat
Proteins encoded in this region:
- the LOC119836653 gene encoding serine protease inhibitor 77Ba-like, whose translation is MKIIVFMLFCLAYTYADSDFSGRARNFSIELLHYTQLESDGHVVISPFGIWSLMTGVALGATGNSRAQLSHAFFLPRSQKTIISGYKNLTSIVLDPKTSDVSLTSRNFMFLDKGFTIYPDFRKIITTDFNAMVINLNFTDSTDAARAANTIINDSGATVSNVLRSDDFMNSRMILTNVITFKGLWQSPFNKSETTLEPFYDENRNQIGKVNMMYQRGQLPFSSIQSLHSLVMELPYGNDNKYCMLIILPHLKVKVTDVYQQFETITFKDIFDRLQSDVDRFGLEDIDIKLPRFKISTNVVLNRPLNSMGVTDIFDPTLASFEKVSRESIYVSAIVHKADIEVTESGTVASAASSAFFADRISTPTFNANRPFIYFVMEKPTATVIFSGIYAKPSVF